One genomic window of Desulfobulbaceae bacterium DB1 includes the following:
- a CDS encoding shikimate dehydrogenase, translating into MEINGNTILHGIMGNPVSHSLSPAMHNSAFAALGLNSAYVPFPVTDVAGALIGFKALGVRGVSVTIPHKQAVIPLLDHIDPVAKKIGAVNTLLIRDNAITGSNTDWIGANRALEEKISLAGRKVLVLGAGGSARAIGFGLLEAGAEIQLASRTPSSGKALAATLGCPWHPFTELDNLAADILINATSVGMNPNAEATLVPKELLPRFPVVMDIVYAPLETRLLREAKEAGCRVVNGTAMLLYQGVAQFELWTGKQAPVNVMRQSLLDALDKR; encoded by the coding sequence ATGGAGATTAACGGCAACACCATCCTGCACGGCATCATGGGCAACCCGGTAAGCCACAGCCTGAGCCCAGCCATGCACAACAGCGCCTTTGCCGCCCTCGGGCTGAACAGCGCCTACGTCCCCTTTCCGGTAACCGACGTTGCCGGTGCCCTGATCGGTTTCAAGGCGCTGGGCGTCAGAGGGGTCAGCGTTACCATTCCCCACAAACAAGCGGTGATCCCGTTGCTCGACCACATTGACCCGGTGGCAAAAAAAATCGGCGCGGTCAACACCCTGCTCATCCGCGACAATGCCATTACCGGCTCCAATACCGACTGGATCGGCGCCAACCGCGCACTTGAAGAAAAAATCTCCCTGGCGGGCCGCAAGGTGCTGGTGCTTGGCGCAGGCGGATCGGCCCGGGCCATCGGTTTCGGCCTTCTTGAGGCAGGCGCCGAAATTCAGCTTGCCAGCCGGACTCCGTCAAGCGGCAAAGCACTGGCCGCAACTCTTGGTTGCCCGTGGCATCCTTTTACCGAGCTGGACAATCTCGCGGCAGACATCCTGATCAATGCCACCTCGGTGGGCATGAATCCCAATGCGGAGGCAACCCTTGTTCCCAAGGAACTTCTCCCGCGCTTTCCGGTGGTGATGGACATCGTTTATGCCCCGCTTGAAACGAGACTCCTGCGGGAAGCCAAGGAAGCGGGCTGCCGGGTGGTGAACGGCACGGCAATGCTGCTTTATCAGGGCGTCGCCCAGTTTGAACTGTGGACCGGAAAGCAGGCGCCGGTGAACGTCATGCGTCAAAGTCTGCTGGATGCCCTGGACAAAAGATAA
- a CDS encoding CTP synthase, with product MKTKKQNHQTKFIFITGGVLSSLGKGLAAAAIGALLESRGLSITMQKLDPYINVDPGTMNPFQHGEVYVTDDGAETDLDLGHYERYTSAKLGQRNNYTSGRIYHSVITKERQGKYLGGTVQVIPHITDEIKTAIRQLEGDADVAIVEIGGTIGDIESLPFLEAIRQFRLDAGKENTVYIHVTWVPYLKTAGEVKTKPTQHSVKELRAIGIQPDILLCRTETQLSRELKAKISLFCNVPTDAVITAQDVESIYEVPLCFHGEGLDNKILELLNIWTGAPRIEPWQELVRKIKNPSHRVLIGIIGKYVDLKESYKSLHEALVHGGVANDCQVELRYVNAEELESKQAKDLLAGCHGILVPGGFGSRGVDGKIRAITYARENKIPYFGICLGMQLAVIEFARMAGMKDANSNEFTADTKHPVIYLMKEWYDHRTQQTQVRDESSDMGGTLRLGSYPCTLVKGSLAHAAYQAESIEERHRHRYEFNNAFRGRLEEKGLVISGASPDDTLVEIVELSDHPWFLGCQFHPEFQSKPMAPHPLFRDFIKASLDFSRKK from the coding sequence ATGAAAACGAAAAAACAAAACCACCAGACGAAGTTTATTTTCATTACCGGCGGCGTCCTTTCCTCATTGGGGAAAGGCCTTGCCGCCGCTGCCATCGGCGCCCTGCTTGAAAGCCGCGGACTCTCCATCACCATGCAGAAGCTCGATCCGTATATCAACGTTGATCCGGGCACGATGAATCCCTTCCAGCATGGCGAGGTGTATGTCACCGACGACGGGGCGGAAACCGATCTCGATCTCGGCCATTATGAGCGCTACACCTCGGCCAAGCTCGGACAGCGGAACAATTACACCTCCGGCCGCATTTACCATTCGGTGATCACCAAGGAGCGCCAGGGGAAATATCTGGGCGGCACGGTGCAGGTCATTCCGCATATCACCGACGAGATAAAGACTGCGATACGGCAGCTTGAAGGTGACGCGGATGTGGCCATTGTCGAAATCGGCGGCACCATCGGTGATATCGAGAGTTTGCCTTTTCTTGAGGCCATTCGCCAGTTCCGGCTTGATGCGGGCAAGGAAAATACCGTTTATATTCACGTCACCTGGGTGCCCTATCTGAAAACAGCGGGCGAGGTGAAAACCAAGCCTACCCAGCACAGCGTCAAGGAATTGCGGGCCATCGGTATCCAGCCGGATATTCTTCTGTGCCGCACCGAAACCCAGCTGTCCCGGGAGCTGAAGGCAAAAATTTCACTTTTCTGCAACGTGCCCACCGATGCGGTCATCACCGCCCAGGACGTGGAAAGCATCTACGAGGTGCCGCTTTGCTTTCATGGCGAGGGGCTGGACAACAAGATCCTTGAGCTGTTGAATATCTGGACCGGCGCGCCGCGCATCGAGCCCTGGCAGGAGCTGGTGCGCAAGATTAAAAATCCGTCCCATCGGGTGCTGATCGGCATTATCGGCAAATATGTCGACTTGAAGGAGTCCTATAAAAGTCTGCATGAGGCCCTGGTTCATGGCGGGGTTGCCAATGACTGTCAGGTGGAGCTGCGCTATGTCAATGCCGAAGAGCTGGAAAGCAAACAGGCAAAGGATCTGCTCGCCGGCTGTCACGGCATTCTGGTGCCGGGAGGATTCGGCAGCAGGGGCGTGGACGGTAAGATCCGGGCCATTACCTATGCCCGTGAAAACAAGATTCCCTATTTCGGCATCTGTCTCGGCATGCAGCTGGCGGTTATCGAATTCGCCCGCATGGCGGGCATGAAAGACGCCAACAGCAACGAATTTACCGCCGACACCAAACATCCGGTCATTTACCTGATGAAGGAGTGGTATGATCACCGCACCCAGCAAACCCAGGTGCGGGATGAGTCTTCCGACATGGGCGGCACCCTGCGGCTCGGCAGTTATCCGTGCACGCTGGTGAAGGGCAGTCTTGCCCATGCCGCGTATCAGGCTGAATCAATAGAGGAAAGGCATCGCCACCGGTATGAGTTCAACAATGCCTTTCGCGGACGTCTGGAGGAAAAAGGCCTGGTCATCAGCGGCGCATCTCCTGATGATACATTGGTGGAAATTGTCGAGCTGTCCGATCATCCCTGGTTTCTCGGCTGTCAGTTTCACCCCGAGTTTCAGTCCAAGCCGATGGCCCCCCACCCCCTGTTCCGGGATTTCATTAAGGCATCCCTGGATTTCTCCCGAAAAAAATAG
- a CDS encoding LPS export ABC transporter periplasmic protein LptC yields the protein MISGTRNLLWIIPLFLLLTSPFWKGPFARFLIPGADRQIEASSTAVRDRSISLNSVTLSRFDNGLLEMLLTAERVQSERSGMNLLYLEGVDLLLFGQGEKKAHITGGEGSYDTTHNIITMVEDVAVKTSDNLELSTDALRYLITYKTMKTASEIFFTSRRATVRGTGMMYDFESGEYRVGGRVIGDMK from the coding sequence GTGATTTCCGGAACCCGCAACCTGCTTTGGATCATTCCTCTTTTCCTGTTGCTGACAAGTCCCTTCTGGAAGGGGCCGTTTGCCCGTTTTCTCATACCGGGAGCGGACCGGCAGATAGAGGCGTCGTCGACCGCGGTGCGGGACAGAAGCATTTCCCTGAACTCGGTCACGCTCAGCCGTTTTGACAACGGCCTGCTGGAAATGCTGCTCACCGCCGAGCGGGTGCAAAGCGAACGGAGCGGCATGAATCTCTTGTACCTGGAGGGAGTCGATTTGCTGCTGTTCGGGCAGGGGGAAAAAAAGGCGCACATCACCGGCGGCGAGGGCTCATACGATACGACGCACAATATTATCACCATGGTGGAAGATGTGGCGGTGAAAACCAGCGATAATCTTGAATTGAGCACCGATGCACTCCGCTATCTGATTACCTATAAGACCATGAAAACGGCGAGCGAGATCTTTTTTACGAGCAGACGGGCCACGGTGCGCGGCACCGGCATGATGTATGATTTTGAAAGCGGGGAATATCGGGTCGGCGGCCGGGTGATAGGGGACATGAAATAA
- a CDS encoding 2'-5' RNA ligase, producing MRLFIAVDLPEPVKKELGRICFGLPGARWVDQEQIHLTLRFIGEVDGGLFREIRAGLENVVASPFPLLLKGLGCFPPRKEPHVLWVGVEKSEPLFQLRKKVDALLADLEIPPEKRKFSPHITLARLKETPLIRLTNFLSGNALFSLPEFQVTDFHLYSSILTAKGAFHQLEASYPLE from the coding sequence ATACGACTCTTTATTGCGGTTGATTTGCCTGAACCCGTCAAGAAGGAGCTTGGCCGTATCTGTTTCGGGTTGCCCGGGGCCAGATGGGTGGATCAGGAGCAGATTCATCTGACCCTGCGTTTTATCGGCGAAGTTGACGGCGGGCTATTTCGTGAAATCCGTGCCGGACTCGAAAATGTCGTAGCCTCCCCCTTTCCTCTTCTGCTCAAGGGATTGGGCTGTTTCCCGCCCAGAAAGGAACCGCATGTGCTCTGGGTCGGTGTGGAAAAATCAGAGCCTCTTTTCCAGTTGCGGAAAAAGGTGGATGCCCTTCTTGCCGATTTGGAAATCCCTCCTGAAAAACGGAAGTTTTCCCCCCACATCACCTTGGCCCGTCTCAAGGAGACCCCGCTGATCCGACTGACCAATTTTCTTTCCGGCAACGCCCTTTTTTCCTTGCCGGAGTTTCAGGTAACGGACTTTCATCTCTATTCCAGCATATTGACGGCCAAGGGGGCGTTTCACCAGCTTGAAGCCTCCTACCCCCTGGAGTAA
- a CDS encoding orotidine 5'-phosphate decarboxylase → MKGKNIPIEERIILALDVPEPATAREWVKKTEQKIRFYKVGLQLFMAGWFDIIDWIVDRGHKVMVDLKFFDIPETVKLAMMQLRDRGVTFATVHGNDPIIRASLEATGQGDDGLKILAVTVLTSFGEEDMRAMGMTGTIEDLVYFRAKRALELGCHGVVSSGLEAARLRRGLGDKLLIVTPGIRPGANISDGSDDQTRIMTAGRAIGNGADYVVVGRPITRAGDPLGVIGGLQEEIGRAIDY, encoded by the coding sequence ATGAAAGGCAAGAATATCCCGATTGAAGAGCGTATTATTCTGGCCCTTGATGTTCCGGAGCCGGCGACGGCCAGGGAATGGGTCAAGAAAACCGAGCAAAAGATTCGCTTTTACAAGGTGGGGCTGCAGCTTTTCATGGCAGGCTGGTTCGATATCATCGACTGGATCGTTGACCGCGGCCACAAGGTGATGGTGGACCTCAAGTTTTTTGACATTCCGGAAACGGTCAAGCTGGCCATGATGCAATTGCGGGACAGGGGAGTGACCTTTGCCACGGTGCACGGCAATGATCCCATTATCCGCGCCTCGCTTGAGGCGACCGGTCAGGGAGATGACGGGCTGAAGATTCTCGCGGTGACGGTGCTGACCAGTTTCGGCGAAGAGGATATGCGGGCCATGGGCATGACCGGCACCATCGAGGATCTCGTCTACTTCCGGGCAAAAAGGGCGCTGGAGCTCGGCTGTCACGGTGTTGTTTCCTCGGGCCTTGAGGCGGCCCGCCTGCGTCGGGGGCTGGGCGATAAACTGCTCATCGTCACCCCCGGTATCCGGCCGGGTGCCAATATCAGCGACGGCAGCGATGACCAAACCCGCATCATGACCGCCGGCCGTGCCATCGGCAATGGCGCCGATTACGTGGTGGTGGGACGGCCCATCACCAGGGCAGGGGACCCGCTCGGGGTCATCGGCGGGCTGCAGGAAGAGATTGGCCGGGCAATTGATTATTGA
- a CDS encoding Nif3-like dinuclear metal center hexameric protein — MASPPKLKDILDFLGRLAPWDLAESWDNVGLMIGNPEQEARGVLVALDPTMPVIDEALEQQADIILTHHPLIFHPIKSINTATSSGKLLKKALNHDIAIISCHTNLDLIENGVSDGLAKTIDLRQTLPLAPAGNKPGQGFGKIGDLPSPMDRDHFLRLVAEQLNLRSITLAGPVPPVIGRVAVCGGSGAEFAETARAAGADIYITAELKHSVARWAEENAFCIIDGSHFATENIVIPMLVAKLTTFFQQTNSAVPVMASQRQGNPLHHYFYENVTR; from the coding sequence ATGGCATCACCACCAAAACTGAAAGACATTCTCGATTTTTTAGGGCGCTTGGCGCCCTGGGATCTGGCGGAATCATGGGACAATGTGGGACTCATGATCGGCAATCCGGAGCAGGAGGCACGAGGAGTCCTTGTCGCACTTGACCCAACCATGCCGGTCATCGACGAAGCTCTCGAACAGCAAGCCGACATTATCCTCACGCACCACCCCCTCATCTTCCACCCGATCAAATCAATCAACACCGCCACATCGTCCGGCAAACTCCTCAAAAAAGCCCTGAATCACGACATCGCCATCATCAGCTGCCATACCAACCTCGACCTCATTGAAAACGGGGTAAGCGACGGCCTGGCAAAGACCATTGACCTCCGGCAAACTCTGCCCCTCGCTCCCGCCGGTAACAAACCCGGTCAGGGATTCGGCAAGATCGGGGATCTCCCTTCCCCCATGGATCGGGATCATTTCCTGCGCCTTGTCGCCGAGCAGCTCAATCTCCGGTCAATTACCCTGGCAGGCCCTGTGCCGCCGGTCATCGGCAGGGTGGCGGTCTGCGGCGGCAGCGGCGCCGAATTTGCCGAAACGGCCCGCGCAGCCGGCGCGGATATCTATATTACAGCAGAGCTGAAACATTCCGTCGCCCGCTGGGCGGAAGAAAACGCCTTCTGCATCATCGACGGCAGTCACTTTGCCACGGAAAACATCGTCATCCCCATGCTGGTTGCCAAGTTGACAACCTTTTTCCAACAGACCAACAGTGCAGTGCCCGTCATGGCCTCACAGCGCCAAGGCAACCCGCTGCATCATTATTTTTATGAAAATGTAACCCGTTAA
- a CDS encoding 3-deoxy-8-phosphooctulonate synthase gives MESVPVQDFFSVGPGHPLLLVAGPCVLESEETARQIAGRVREIAARVGVSFVFKASFDKANRTSLSSYRGPGLEEGLAILSRIREEFQVPVVSDIHEVAQVAAAASVLDILQIPAFLCRQTDLLVAAGRSGKVVNVKKGQFLAPWDMEHAVAKLRGSGCRHILLTERGVTHGYNNLVVDMRSFPIMRGLGCPVIYDATHSVQLPGGAGGSSGGQRQFIAPLVRAAAAVGVDGIFMEVHPDPDRALCDGPNSLPLDQLEPLLKKVLAIHELAGVA, from the coding sequence ATGGAGAGCGTTCCTGTTCAGGATTTTTTTTCCGTCGGCCCGGGACATCCTTTGCTGCTTGTTGCCGGCCCCTGTGTGCTCGAGTCGGAGGAGACCGCCCGGCAGATAGCCGGCCGGGTCAGGGAGATCGCGGCGCGGGTCGGCGTCTCGTTTGTTTTCAAGGCCTCTTTTGATAAGGCAAACCGCACCTCGCTTTCTTCCTACCGCGGTCCCGGGCTTGAAGAGGGCCTGGCGATTCTTTCCCGTATCCGGGAGGAGTTTCAGGTGCCGGTGGTTTCCGATATTCATGAGGTTGCCCAGGTGGCGGCGGCGGCCTCGGTGCTTGATATCCTGCAGATTCCCGCCTTTCTCTGCCGCCAGACCGATCTGCTGGTCGCCGCCGGCCGCAGCGGCAAGGTGGTCAATGTTAAGAAGGGACAGTTTCTCGCGCCCTGGGACATGGAGCATGCGGTGGCCAAGCTGCGGGGCAGCGGCTGCCGCCATATCCTGCTGACTGAACGGGGGGTCACCCATGGTTATAATAACCTGGTGGTCGATATGCGTTCCTTTCCCATCATGCGCGGCCTGGGGTGTCCGGTGATCTATGACGCCACCCACAGTGTGCAGCTGCCGGGCGGCGCGGGCGGCAGTTCGGGCGGTCAGCGCCAGTTCATTGCGCCGCTGGTCAGAGCCGCGGCGGCGGTCGGGGTGGACGGAATCTTTATGGAAGTGCATCCCGATCCGGACCGGGCCCTGTGTGACGGCCCGAACTCCCTGCCTTTGGACCAGCTTGAACCCCTGTTGAAAAAGGTGCTGGCCATTCATGAACTTGCCGGGGTTGCATAA
- a CDS encoding type I 3-dehydroquinate dehydratase, which translates to MRQKEKQTKGGICVSIARPDMEKALNAVRQADADGNADVIEVRLDSLADPAIEPFLQGITTPLLITNRPLWEGGLFEGPEEARLALLHQAVQLNVSYVDIELAGGAAAVSSLCRAARKGKTEIIVSWHDFSGTPSSPELGDILARQQASGAHIGKMVTMAHGFTDVLRVLQLQETAHKMGFPLIAFCMGRAGMISRLATLELGGFMTYAAPIAAEATAPGQLAVAELVTCLRNFTHGD; encoded by the coding sequence ATGCGCCAAAAAGAGAAACAGACCAAGGGCGGGATTTGCGTTTCCATTGCCCGGCCCGATATGGAAAAGGCGTTGAACGCGGTTCGACAAGCAGACGCCGACGGCAATGCCGACGTGATTGAGGTCCGCCTCGACAGCCTGGCCGATCCGGCCATCGAGCCTTTTTTGCAAGGGATCACCACCCCGCTGCTTATCACCAACCGGCCGCTTTGGGAAGGCGGACTCTTTGAGGGACCGGAAGAAGCCCGACTCGCCCTGCTCCACCAGGCGGTTCAGCTCAATGTCTCCTATGTGGACATTGAACTTGCCGGCGGTGCCGCGGCCGTCAGTTCCCTGTGCCGGGCAGCACGAAAAGGAAAAACCGAGATAATCGTCTCCTGGCATGATTTTTCCGGCACTCCTTCATCCCCGGAACTTGGCGATATCCTGGCCAGGCAGCAGGCATCAGGGGCTCACATCGGCAAAATGGTCACCATGGCCCATGGCTTCACCGATGTGCTGCGGGTGCTGCAACTGCAGGAAACCGCACACAAAATGGGATTTCCCCTGATCGCCTTTTGCATGGGCCGGGCCGGCATGATCAGCAGGCTGGCTACCCTGGAACTGGGAGGCTTCATGACCTATGCCGCGCCGATCGCGGCCGAGGCGACCGCGCCGGGCCAGCTCGCCGTGGCGGAACTCGTCACATGTTTACGGAATTTCACCCATGGAGATTAA
- a CDS encoding 3-phosphoshikimate 1-carboxyvinyltransferase, translating to MIEIKPLSDINAIVTVPGSKSITQRALIAAALADGTTTLLTPLASEDTAYTSAALKSMGIEVTVNTETWTVKGTGGRIAAPPEPIFLGNNGTATRFLTSVAALGNGIFTIVGEKRMEERPIGPLMTALSGWGVDIRSIKGTGCPPLEIKAKGIMGGQTVLPEGKSSQYLSSLLLVAPYARKQAVLDVEGEVPSKPYVTMTLAVMRSFGIDVAATSSLNHFAITQGSYQPQTYQVEGDASSASYFFAAAAVTGGTVTVANVPEVSLQGDTALVAMLEQMGCSVAYKQGITLTGPKKLRGIEVDMGDCPDVAPTLAVVAARATGRTVIKNIAHLRIKECDRINAVATELAKMGARVEEKEDALIIEGLRDDTPMHGAEIETYNDHRIAMCFAVAGLVVPGVKITNEHCVAKSFPDFWQRFALLY from the coding sequence ATGATAGAAATCAAACCCCTTTCAGATATCAATGCCATTGTCACGGTTCCCGGCTCAAAAAGCATCACCCAGCGGGCGCTCATCGCCGCGGCCCTGGCCGACGGCACCACCACCCTGCTGACCCCTCTGGCCAGCGAAGATACCGCCTACACCTCCGCGGCCCTGAAATCCATGGGCATCGAGGTTACGGTGAACACCGAAACCTGGACAGTGAAAGGAACCGGCGGCAGAATCGCCGCCCCGCCGGAACCGATCTTCCTCGGCAACAACGGCACGGCCACCCGCTTTCTCACCTCGGTCGCCGCCCTGGGGAACGGCATTTTCACCATCGTCGGTGAAAAAAGAATGGAAGAACGGCCCATCGGCCCCCTGATGACCGCCCTCTCCGGCTGGGGTGTTGACATCAGAAGCATAAAAGGAACCGGCTGCCCGCCCCTGGAAATCAAGGCAAAGGGTATCATGGGCGGCCAAACGGTGCTGCCGGAAGGCAAAAGCAGCCAGTACCTTTCATCGCTGCTGCTGGTTGCTCCCTATGCGCGCAAACAGGCAGTTCTTGATGTGGAGGGTGAAGTCCCATCCAAACCTTACGTTACCATGACGCTTGCCGTCATGCGCTCCTTCGGCATTGACGTTGCGGCAACGAGCAGCCTCAACCATTTTGCGATCACCCAGGGCAGCTACCAGCCGCAAACCTATCAGGTGGAGGGCGATGCCTCCAGTGCCTCCTATTTTTTCGCGGCCGCGGCAGTGACCGGCGGCACCGTTACCGTGGCCAATGTGCCAGAGGTTTCCCTGCAGGGCGACACCGCCCTGGTCGCGATGCTGGAACAGATGGGCTGCAGCGTGGCTTACAAACAGGGCATCACCCTGACCGGTCCCAAAAAATTGCGCGGCATCGAGGTGGACATGGGCGATTGTCCGGATGTGGCCCCCACCCTGGCAGTGGTGGCGGCGCGGGCCACGGGCCGCACAGTGATCAAAAACATCGCCCACCTGCGCATCAAGGAATGCGACCGCATCAACGCCGTGGCCACGGAACTCGCAAAAATGGGGGCAAGGGTAGAGGAAAAGGAAGACGCGCTCATCATCGAAGGCCTGAGGGACGACACGCCGATGCACGGCGCGGAAATCGAAACCTACAATGATCACCGCATTGCCATGTGTTTCGCCGTGGCCGGTCTGGTGGTGCCCGGAGTAAAAATCACCAATGAACACTGCGTGGCCAAATCATTCCCCGACTTCTGGCAACGTTTCGCCCTGCTGTACTAA
- a CDS encoding amidohydrolase, with translation MTCIDFHAHAFPDSLARTTIPALEKKGNVRAAGDGTVNNLLNSMDESGIDTSVLCSIATRPAQFRPILDWCNAIRSERIIPFPSFHPESPQALAEIAEIHRQGFVGVKLHPFYQDFFLDEERLRPFFAKLSDLGLIVVMHTGYDIGFPRERRADPAKIAALINRFPDLRFIATHLGAWQQWQEVHEELAGKDVYFDIAFSLEFLPREMARTIILSHSPDRVLFGSDSPWASQQETINLLKSLELDSEHEQKILGANGKRLLGTGSRKR, from the coding sequence ATGACCTGTATCGATTTTCACGCCCACGCCTTTCCCGACTCCCTGGCCCGTACCACCATACCCGCCCTGGAAAAAAAAGGCAATGTCAGGGCGGCCGGCGACGGCACCGTCAACAACCTCCTGAATTCAATGGATGAATCCGGGATCGACACCTCCGTGCTGTGCTCCATCGCCACCCGTCCCGCCCAGTTTCGCCCCATACTCGACTGGTGCAACGCCATCCGCAGTGAACGGATCATCCCATTCCCTTCCTTTCACCCGGAATCACCGCAGGCGCTTGCGGAAATAGCGGAAATACACCGACAGGGCTTTGTCGGCGTGAAGCTGCACCCCTTTTATCAGGATTTTTTTTTGGATGAAGAACGGCTGCGGCCTTTCTTTGCGAAACTGTCCGACCTCGGGCTGATCGTGGTCATGCATACCGGCTACGACATCGGCTTTCCCAGGGAACGCCGGGCCGACCCGGCGAAAATAGCCGCCCTGATCAACCGGTTTCCCGATCTCCGGTTCATTGCCACCCATCTCGGCGCCTGGCAGCAATGGCAGGAGGTGCATGAGGAACTGGCGGGCAAGGATGTTTATTTCGACATCGCCTTTTCGCTGGAATTTCTCCCCCGGGAAATGGCGCGCACCATCATTCTGTCCCACTCGCCGGACCGGGTCCTTTTCGGCTCCGACTCACCCTGGGCATCCCAGCAGGAGACAATCAACCTGCTCAAAAGCCTTGAACTGGACAGCGAGCATGAACAAAAGATTCTCGGCGCCAACGGGAAAAGGTTATTGGGAACAGGCAGCCGGAAACGGTAA
- a CDS encoding citrate transporter yields MKRFRVRGWLTFVFVCFVAGYLGVFPGGHLPIVAAAEEAPAAEYDLLDIYGKIVNSHGVGVADARIEALVNGKAVEPVQHGNGHGGALKTGPDGTFQARFKVVPGAMEDASAAIAVKARKTSYSAESLTISHDAVTRTNNGYAVKADLTIKRATSPAFWIATAVFVLAYILISFELLHRTLAAMLGASIMLVVSYTLGTINPDYHILSYESAIDAIDMNVIFLLMGMMIIIGILKHTGIFQWCAYKSYQLARGNVIVLAMVLMLFTAVTSAFLDNVTTMLLLTPVSIEIALSLGISPLALLIPEILASNIGGTATLIGDPPNIMIGSYAGLTFMDFVVNLAPVCVVSMVFLFVYTRFVYGREYGKAKIDDVPRFLARLREEYRITDATLLVVGLLVMAIVVALFLSHGYWHMEVSIAALFGASLLFTYGLVTKKIDLLELIEKDIEWTTLLFFMFLFMLVGGVEETGLLDIIADAVLRLSGGDLTKSICLILWVAAIMSAFVDNIPFTATMLPIVAYLTEVIPGAQSNVLWWALAFGACFGGNGTMIGASANVVTLGIAESAGYPIRFVAYMKVCFLYMLISVALANVWLLLFY; encoded by the coding sequence ATGAAAAGGTTCAGGGTGCGGGGTTGGTTGACTTTTGTTTTCGTTTGTTTTGTCGCCGGGTATCTCGGGGTTTTTCCCGGCGGGCATCTGCCGATTGTCGCGGCAGCGGAGGAGGCGCCGGCTGCTGAGTACGATCTTCTTGATATTTACGGGAAAATCGTCAATTCACATGGGGTTGGGGTGGCCGATGCCCGGATCGAGGCATTGGTCAACGGCAAAGCGGTGGAGCCGGTGCAACACGGCAATGGACACGGCGGTGCCCTCAAAACCGGGCCGGACGGCACCTTCCAGGCCCGGTTCAAGGTTGTCCCCGGCGCCATGGAAGACGCGTCGGCCGCTATAGCGGTCAAGGCCCGCAAAACAAGTTATTCCGCCGAAAGCCTGACCATATCGCACGATGCCGTTACCCGAACGAACAACGGCTATGCGGTCAAGGCCGACCTCACCATCAAAAGGGCGACAAGTCCCGCCTTCTGGATCGCGACCGCTGTTTTTGTTCTGGCCTATATCCTCATCTCCTTTGAGCTGCTGCATCGGACCCTGGCGGCCATGCTGGGCGCGTCGATCATGCTGGTGGTGAGTTATACCCTGGGCACCATCAATCCGGACTATCATATCCTTTCCTATGAAAGCGCCATTGACGCCATTGACATGAATGTCATTTTTCTCCTCATGGGGATGATGATCATCATCGGCATTCTCAAACATACCGGGATCTTTCAATGGTGTGCCTATAAAAGTTATCAGCTGGCCCGCGGCAATGTCATTGTCCTGGCCATGGTGCTCATGCTTTTCACCGCCGTGACCTCCGCCTTTCTCGACAATGTCACCACCATGCTTTTGTTGACGCCGGTTTCCATTGAAATTGCCCTGTCCCTGGGGATTTCTCCCCTGGCTTTGCTCATTCCGGAGATTCTGGCTTCCAACATCGGCGGCACGGCGACCTTGATCGGCGACCCACCGAATATCATGATCGGCTCCTATGCCGGACTTACCTTTATGGATTTTGTCGTCAATCTCGCGCCGGTCTGCGTCGTGAGCATGGTCTTTCTTTTTGTCTATACCCGGTTTGTCTACGGCCGGGAGTACGGCAAGGCAAAGATCGATGATGTGCCGCGTTTTCTCGCCCGGCTGCGGGAAGAGTACAGGATCACCGACGCCACCCTGCTGGTGGTCGGTCTTCTGGTTATGGCCATTGTCGTTGCCCTCTTTCTGTCCCACGGCTACTGGCACATGGAGGTGAGCATCGCCGCCCTGTTCGGCGCGTCCCTGCTTTTTACCTACGGGCTGGTAACGAAAAAGATCGATCTGCTGGAGTTGATTGAAAAGGACATCGAGTGGACGACGCTTCTTTTTTTCATGTTTCTTTTCATGCTGGTCGGCGGGGTGGAGGAAACCGGGTTGCTTGATATCATCGCCGACGCCGTTCTCCGCCTGTCCGGCGGGGATCTGACCAAATCGATATGTCTCATCCTCTGGGTGGCGGCCATCATGAGCGCCTTTGTTGATAATATTCCTTTTACGGCAACCATGCTGCCCATCGTCGCCTATCTGACCGAGGTCATTCCGGGGGCCCAGTCCAATGTTCTCTGGTGGGCCCTGGCCTTTGGCGCCTGTTTCGGCGGCAACGGCACGATGATCGGCGCCAGCGCCAACGTGGTCACCCTGGGTATCGCCGAGTCGGCCGGCTATCCCATCAGGTTTGTCGCCTACATGAAGGTGTGCTTTCTTTATATGCTGATCAGCGTTGCCCTGGCTAACGTGTGGCTGCTGCTGTTTTATTGA